One genomic segment of Mesoterricola silvestris includes these proteins:
- a CDS encoding RCC1 domain-containing protein, with amino-acid sequence MPTISSLAAARSLVTAGTATTLTAVFSDGEGSVDHGVGAVRSGVAVSTGNLAEDTTFTLTVSGPGGTRTRQIQVKTVAAPVITSFTAAKGILTEGASATLTGVFTGGAGTVSAGLGSVATGVPVTTAPLAGTATFTLTVTNEVGDSATAQTTVTVVAAPVITGFSALKTLLTAGGATTLTGSYTGGTGLVSEGLGGLASGGAVATGPLAGTTTFRLTVTNAAGDSVSAATTVTVVAAPAIAAFTSSMPRVGLGQSAMLTAVFTGGEGVLDHGLGPVLSGVDVPSGPLAATSLFTLTVTNAAGDAVSAKVAIQSLNRLATGEHHAAVVKSDGTVWTWGRNDQGQLGDGTALNHELPAMVPGLSGVAGIAAGARHLLALKADGTVWAWGVDYLGSASFDTHAAPFQVPGLTGVVDVAGGGDFSLALRSDGTVWSWGANFYGEVGSGAQAPQLAPVQVPGLSGVVAVSAGSYHGLALKADGTVWAWGSNVYGELGDGTSTSRSAPAQVPGLGGVVAVAGIDPFGSMALKSDGTVWVWGYGISGKFGDGGAFAGTVPAPFAGLQGVTSLAGGFGHTVFAKGDGSVWVAGDNSQSQCAVQAGQGSVIPLSAMAGLPACVAVAAGHRHSLALGQDGTLWAWGDNEAGLLGDGVPVARMTAAPSAFGPWALIQGAGKKTLALRADGSAWGWGWNLGAELGDGTSLDRSQPVRVQSPLKVTAVSGRTKGTLILREDGSVWRLGFNPDPGHQVTAMDTLAGSVGIAAGDHHYLALKADGTVWAWGTSYYGELGDGANTAREVPVQVSGLTGITQVAAAGDASYALKSDGTAWTWGRSYFFDGTPEHLTPVPVAGLSQVVALAPGDGNCLALKADGSLWAWGSNWNGELGDGTTHWQYPPVQVPGLGPVRAIASGDAHSLALGTDGTVWAWGRNAEGQLGDGTVTPRRSPGQVQGLAGITAISAGAHHSLALTPTQAFAWGLDDFSQLGLNRVGESGLPLQIPSFRLW; translated from the coding sequence GTGCCCACCATCAGCAGCCTCGCCGCCGCCAGGTCCCTGGTCACGGCCGGCACGGCCACCACCCTCACGGCGGTCTTCAGCGACGGCGAAGGCAGCGTGGACCACGGCGTGGGCGCGGTCCGCAGCGGCGTGGCGGTCTCCACCGGGAACCTGGCCGAGGACACCACCTTCACCCTCACGGTCAGCGGTCCCGGGGGCACCCGGACCCGGCAGATCCAGGTGAAGACCGTGGCCGCCCCGGTCATCACCAGCTTCACGGCCGCCAAGGGCATCCTCACGGAGGGCGCCAGCGCCACCCTGACGGGGGTCTTCACCGGGGGCGCCGGCACCGTCAGCGCCGGCCTGGGCAGCGTCGCCACCGGCGTTCCCGTCACCACCGCGCCCCTGGCCGGGACCGCCACCTTCACCCTCACCGTCACCAACGAGGTGGGGGACAGCGCCACCGCCCAGACCACGGTGACCGTCGTGGCCGCTCCGGTCATCACCGGCTTCTCGGCCCTCAAGACCCTCCTCACCGCGGGCGGCGCCACGACGCTGACGGGCTCCTACACGGGAGGCACGGGCCTGGTGAGCGAAGGCCTCGGCGGGCTCGCCAGCGGCGGCGCCGTGGCCACGGGGCCCCTGGCCGGAACGACCACCTTCCGGCTCACGGTCACCAACGCGGCGGGGGACAGCGTCTCGGCCGCGACGACGGTGACCGTCGTGGCGGCGCCCGCCATCGCGGCCTTCACCAGCTCGATGCCCAGGGTGGGCCTCGGCCAGAGCGCGATGCTGACCGCCGTCTTCACCGGCGGGGAGGGCGTCCTCGATCACGGTCTGGGACCGGTGCTCAGCGGGGTGGACGTCCCCAGCGGGCCCCTGGCCGCCACGTCCCTGTTCACCTTGACCGTGACCAATGCGGCCGGGGACGCGGTTTCGGCGAAGGTCGCCATCCAGTCCCTGAACCGGCTGGCCACCGGCGAACACCACGCCGCCGTGGTGAAATCCGATGGAACGGTCTGGACGTGGGGCCGGAACGACCAGGGTCAGCTCGGGGACGGCACCGCCCTCAACCACGAGCTTCCCGCGATGGTGCCCGGGCTCTCCGGCGTCGCCGGGATCGCCGCGGGGGCCCGGCACCTCCTGGCGCTGAAGGCCGACGGCACGGTCTGGGCCTGGGGGGTGGACTACCTGGGATCGGCCAGCTTCGATACCCATGCCGCCCCGTTCCAGGTGCCCGGCCTCACCGGCGTGGTGGATGTGGCCGGGGGCGGGGATTTCAGCCTGGCCCTGCGATCCGACGGCACCGTCTGGTCCTGGGGGGCGAACTTCTACGGCGAGGTGGGGAGCGGCGCCCAGGCCCCCCAGCTCGCCCCGGTGCAGGTGCCGGGGCTCTCGGGCGTGGTCGCCGTTTCTGCGGGCAGCTACCACGGCCTCGCCCTGAAGGCCGACGGCACCGTCTGGGCCTGGGGCTCCAATGTCTACGGCGAACTGGGGGACGGCACCTCCACCTCCCGCAGCGCCCCGGCCCAGGTGCCGGGCCTGGGCGGCGTGGTGGCGGTGGCGGGCATCGACCCCTTCGGGAGCATGGCCCTGAAGTCCGATGGCACGGTCTGGGTCTGGGGCTACGGGATCTCGGGCAAGTTCGGGGATGGCGGGGCCTTTGCCGGAACGGTCCCCGCGCCCTTCGCCGGCCTCCAGGGGGTCACCTCCCTGGCCGGGGGGTTCGGCCACACGGTGTTCGCCAAGGGGGACGGCAGCGTCTGGGTCGCGGGCGATAATTCCCAGAGCCAGTGCGCGGTGCAGGCGGGGCAGGGAAGCGTCATCCCCCTGAGCGCCATGGCGGGCCTCCCCGCGTGCGTGGCCGTGGCCGCGGGCCACAGGCACAGCCTGGCCCTGGGCCAGGACGGAACCCTGTGGGCCTGGGGCGACAACGAGGCCGGGCTGCTGGGGGACGGGGTTCCCGTGGCCCGCATGACGGCCGCGCCCAGTGCCTTCGGACCCTGGGCCCTCATCCAGGGGGCCGGGAAGAAGACCCTGGCCCTGCGCGCGGACGGCTCGGCCTGGGGCTGGGGCTGGAACCTGGGCGCGGAATTGGGGGACGGCACCAGCCTGGACCGCTCCCAGCCGGTGCGGGTCCAGAGCCCGCTCAAGGTGACGGCGGTTTCCGGACGCACGAAGGGAACCCTGATCCTCCGGGAGGACGGCAGCGTATGGAGGCTGGGCTTCAATCCCGATCCCGGCCACCAGGTGACGGCCATGGACACGCTGGCGGGCAGCGTGGGCATCGCCGCCGGGGACCATCACTACCTCGCCCTGAAGGCCGACGGCACCGTCTGGGCCTGGGGAACGAGCTACTACGGCGAACTGGGCGACGGCGCCAACACTGCCCGCGAGGTGCCGGTGCAGGTCAGCGGCCTCACCGGGATCACCCAGGTGGCCGCGGCGGGGGACGCCAGCTACGCCCTGAAATCGGACGGGACCGCGTGGACCTGGGGCCGCTCCTACTTCTTCGACGGCACCCCGGAGCATCTCACCCCCGTGCCGGTGGCCGGGCTTTCCCAGGTGGTCGCCCTGGCCCCGGGCGACGGCAACTGCCTGGCCCTCAAGGCCGACGGCAGCCTGTGGGCCTGGGGCAGCAACTGGAACGGGGAACTGGGGGATGGCACGACCCACTGGCAGTACCCGCCCGTCCAGGTGCCGGGGCTGGGCCCCGTGCGGGCCATCGCCTCCGGGGACGCCCACAGCCTGGCCCTGGGAACCGACGGCACCGTCTGGGCCTGGGGCCGCAACGCCGAAGGCCAGCTGGGGGACGGCACCGTGACCCCGCGCAGGTCCCCGGGGCAGGTCCAGGGACTGGCGGGGATCACGGCCATCAGCGCCGGCGCCCACCATTCCCTGGCCCTCACCCCGACCCAAGCCTTCGCCTGGGGGCTGGACGATTTCAGCCAGCTCGGCCTGAACCGCGTCGGCGAATCGGGCCTGCCTCTGCAGATCCCCTCCTTCCGGCTCTGGTAG
- a CDS encoding Fic family protein: MNGGDSSFIWQSGDWPHWRYDLAALAEPLAKASRAQGILMGRLAESGSGDRDRASLASLSEDVLKTSEIEGEILDAHSVRSSIARRLGLDIGALAPVDRFAEGVVEMVLDAGSNSQAPLTPERLWGWHSALFPTGYSGLSRLRAGAWRDDAKGPMQVVSGLLGRERIHFEAPPAARLEAEMTRFLHWVNSPPLEPSLVRAGLGHLWFVTLHPFEDGNGRIARAIGDLLLARADGCPQRFYSLSAQIHRERRSYYAILEQTQRGSLDVTAWLAWFLEALLRAATQAHANLDAILARGRFWRRWASLPLNDRQSKMLNKLLDGFEGHLTTRKWASIARCSQDTALRDISDLVARGVLRKEEAGGRSTRYELT, encoded by the coding sequence ATGAACGGCGGTGATTCTTCCTTCATCTGGCAATCCGGCGATTGGCCGCACTGGCGCTACGACCTGGCGGCCCTGGCGGAACCCCTGGCCAAGGCCAGCCGGGCCCAGGGGATTCTCATGGGGCGCCTGGCGGAATCGGGATCGGGGGACCGGGACCGGGCCAGCCTCGCCTCCCTTTCCGAGGATGTCCTGAAGACCAGCGAAATCGAGGGAGAGATCCTGGATGCCCATTCGGTCCGTTCCTCCATCGCCCGCCGCCTGGGTCTTGACATCGGCGCGCTCGCACCGGTGGATCGATTTGCCGAAGGCGTCGTGGAGATGGTGCTTGACGCAGGGTCCAACAGCCAGGCCCCCCTCACCCCGGAGCGATTATGGGGCTGGCATTCCGCCCTGTTCCCCACCGGGTACTCTGGCCTTTCCAGGCTCCGGGCGGGCGCCTGGCGCGATGACGCCAAAGGCCCCATGCAGGTCGTATCCGGCCTCCTGGGCCGGGAACGCATCCATTTCGAGGCCCCCCCCGCGGCGCGGCTGGAAGCGGAAATGACGCGATTCCTCCACTGGGTCAACAGCCCGCCCCTTGAACCCTCCCTGGTTCGAGCAGGGCTTGGCCACCTCTGGTTCGTGACCTTGCACCCCTTCGAGGACGGCAATGGCCGGATCGCCCGCGCCATCGGCGACCTGCTCCTGGCGAGGGCGGACGGGTGCCCGCAGCGCTTCTACAGCCTTTCGGCGCAGATCCACCGGGAACGAAGGTCCTATTACGCCATCCTCGAACAGACCCAGCGGGGGTCCCTGGATGTGACGGCCTGGCTCGCATGGTTCCTGGAGGCCCTCCTGCGGGCCGCGACCCAAGCCCACGCCAACCTGGACGCCATCCTGGCCCGGGGGCGTTTCTGGCGGCGCTGGGCCTCCCTTCCCCTGAACGACCGGCAGTCCAAAATGCTCAACAAGCTGCTGGACGGCTTCGAAGGCCATCTGACCACCCGCAAGTGGGCCTCCATCGCCAGGTGCTCCCAGGACACGGCCCTGAGGGACATCAGCGACCTGGTGGCGAGAGGGGTGCTTCGCAAGGAGGAGGCCGGTGGGCGAAGTACCAGGTACGAGCTCACCTGA
- a CDS encoding alpha/beta hydrolase, translating to MTVDFYPTYKSGRLHPECEALLAQIAQGGGLPVHAMSPSEARRGFLPPEWLEPPREEIAIRKTTAGAVPIRIYTPHGAGLKPVLVFFHGGGFVAGNLDEFDSFCTLLAEGARCIVVAVDYRLAPESPFPAAVEDAWAATRWVASHAVTFGGDASRLAVAGDSAGANLAAVVSMRAREDGGPGILHQVLICPWVDLSPGSEATESFRHFGEGLWLSTKGIEWYRHHYLTDPAQAGDPLASPLLAGTFENLPPALVLTAEFDVLADQGRAYAQRLEAAGVPVTFRCFPGMLHDFVVFPKRITPAWAALNQITSCLKDAFAGHAAAGPG from the coding sequence ATGACGGTTGATTTCTACCCAACCTATAAGTCCGGTCGCCTGCATCCGGAATGTGAGGCGCTCCTTGCCCAGATCGCCCAGGGGGGCGGGCTTCCGGTGCACGCGATGAGCCCTTCCGAGGCGCGAAGGGGGTTCCTGCCTCCGGAGTGGCTCGAACCACCTCGCGAGGAGATCGCCATCCGCAAGACGACCGCGGGAGCCGTCCCCATCCGCATCTACACCCCGCATGGAGCCGGGCTGAAACCCGTTCTGGTCTTCTTCCACGGCGGCGGGTTCGTCGCTGGCAATCTGGATGAATTCGACTCCTTTTGCACCCTCCTTGCGGAAGGGGCCCGGTGCATCGTCGTGGCCGTCGACTATCGCCTGGCCCCGGAATCCCCGTTTCCGGCCGCCGTGGAGGATGCCTGGGCGGCGACGCGATGGGTTGCTTCCCATGCCGTCACCTTTGGCGGGGATGCTTCGCGCTTGGCCGTCGCGGGGGACAGTGCGGGAGCCAATCTGGCCGCGGTCGTCTCGATGCGCGCACGGGAAGACGGCGGCCCTGGGATCCTCCATCAAGTCCTCATCTGCCCGTGGGTTGATTTGTCCCCGGGCAGCGAGGCGACGGAATCCTTCCGCCATTTTGGCGAAGGCCTTTGGCTGTCCACGAAGGGGATCGAATGGTACCGGCATCACTATCTGACCGACCCGGCGCAGGCGGGGGATCCCCTGGCATCCCCGCTGCTTGCCGGAACCTTTGAGAACCTGCCACCCGCCCTGGTCCTGACGGCCGAATTCGATGTGCTTGCCGACCAGGGCCGTGCCTACGCCCAACGCCTGGAGGCCGCGGGCGTCCCGGTGACCTTCAGATGCTTTCCCGGGATGCTCCACGATTTCGTCGTTTTCCCCAAACGGATCACCCCCGCCTGGGCAGCCCTGAACCAGATCACCTCGTGCCTGAAGGATGCCTTCGCCGGTCACGCGGCGGCAGGACCCGGGTAG
- a CDS encoding RNA polymerase sigma factor yields the protein MIPAGGGDRWEAMTDEQVMADVASGDQEALQALHRRLAPLVFHIACRSLDAAAAEEITQDVFLRVWQKAATFDPDRGTFRSWILQIAHRRVINELRERGRRPSIDANSEASLVDASAQDSGPEEQVWAQYQKSVIRRALAALPPEQGRALRLAYFQDLTHEEIAAFLDVPLGTAKGRIRLALEKLNAPLAALVALLVAGVGLGAYAWHRRQSSLALDERALAMLTSSHMEALRLEPLAFQGEIEQGSHATYRAERGGALIVFTLSNLPRPSDGETYRLWRLSAGAWKALGDLRPGPTGHGRLLIEAPEAVWPEALVLTRERRGSIGAVPAGERVLAWRAGTDRP from the coding sequence ATGATCCCCGCCGGAGGCGGGGACCGCTGGGAGGCGATGACCGACGAACAGGTCATGGCCGACGTGGCTTCCGGTGACCAGGAAGCCCTCCAGGCCTTGCACCGGCGCCTGGCTCCCCTGGTCTTCCACATCGCCTGCCGGAGCCTCGACGCCGCCGCCGCCGAGGAAATCACCCAGGATGTTTTCCTGCGTGTCTGGCAAAAGGCCGCCACCTTCGATCCGGACCGGGGCACCTTCCGGTCCTGGATCCTTCAGATCGCCCACCGCCGGGTGATCAACGAACTGCGGGAGCGGGGAAGGCGCCCTTCCATCGACGCGAATTCCGAAGCCTCCCTGGTGGACGCCTCCGCCCAGGATTCCGGCCCTGAAGAGCAGGTCTGGGCCCAGTACCAGAAATCGGTCATTCGCAGGGCCCTGGCCGCCCTTCCCCCCGAACAGGGCCGTGCGCTGCGCCTGGCCTACTTCCAGGACCTCACCCACGAAGAAATCGCGGCCTTCCTCGACGTGCCTCTGGGCACCGCCAAGGGGCGCATCCGGCTGGCCCTGGAAAAACTGAACGCCCCCCTCGCGGCGCTGGTGGCGCTCCTGGTGGCGGGGGTCGGCCTTGGCGCCTATGCGTGGCACCGCCGCCAGTCCAGCCTGGCCCTGGACGAGCGCGCCCTCGCCATGCTCACCAGCAGCCACATGGAAGCCCTGCGCCTGGAACCCCTGGCCTTCCAGGGCGAGATCGAGCAAGGATCCCACGCCACCTACCGCGCTGAGCGGGGGGGCGCCCTCATCGTCTTCACGCTTTCGAACCTGCCCAGGCCATCCGACGGCGAAACCTACCGTCTCTGGCGCCTCAGCGCCGGCGCCTGGAAGGCCCTGGGGGATCTCCGACCCGGCCCCACGGGCCATGGACGCCTGCTCATCGAAGCCCCCGAGGCCGTGTGGCCCGAGGCCCTGGTGCTGACCCGCGAACGCCGGGGTTCGATCGGGGCCGTCCCGGCGGGGGAAAGGGTGCTGGCGTGGAGGGCGGGAACGGACCGGCCGTAA
- a CDS encoding QcrA and Rieske domain-containing protein, producing MPKASPEPASPGRRSFCILACAAVALAPLSLGAEAPAPQDPRRVTPETRASLGKGGIKDFRKQGGFYLIADGGGIYAVSSICTHNGCSVLLEEGRSFGCPCHDSEYDLQGNVLQGPARLPLKHFHVSEQGPGGPLVVDLGRVVDPHVRF from the coding sequence ATGCCCAAGGCTTCCCCCGAACCGGCTTCCCCCGGCCGGCGCTCCTTCTGCATCCTCGCCTGCGCCGCCGTGGCGCTGGCGCCCCTTTCCCTGGGGGCCGAGGCCCCCGCCCCCCAGGATCCCAGGCGGGTAACGCCGGAAACCCGCGCCAGCCTCGGGAAGGGCGGGATCAAGGATTTCCGCAAGCAGGGCGGGTTCTACCTCATCGCCGATGGGGGCGGCATCTACGCGGTCTCCTCCATCTGCACCCACAACGGCTGCAGCGTCCTGCTGGAGGAGGGCCGGAGCTTCGGCTGCCCCTGCCACGACAGCGAGTACGATCTCCAGGGGAACGTCCTCCAGGGCCCGGCCCGATTGCCCCTTAAGCATTTCCACGTGTCCGAACAAGGCCCCGGGGGCCCCCTCGTCGTGGACCTCGGCAGGGTGGTGGATCCCCATGTGCGTTTCTAG
- a CDS encoding metallophosphoesterase family protein, with protein sequence MDRMDFIKLLGFGGLAFASGIKGFAGGASASAAGGRGSDYAFVQLSDTHWGFSGPKVNPDAAGTLEKAVDAVNALARQPDFVIFTGDLTHTTDDPKERRGRMARFKEIVSKLRAREVRFIPGEHDASLDRGEAYREFFGEPTYAFDHKGIHFIALDNVSEPGGVLGPAQLDWLAKDLEGQGKETPIVVFAHRPLFNLYEDWDWTTADGEKAIGLLATHPHVTVFYGHIHQENHHMTGAIAHHAAKSLIFPLPAPGSVPKRAPLPWNPDLPYQGLGLREVDLRSRKAGPFTAADVQERIQEIPVPHP encoded by the coding sequence ATGGATCGAATGGATTTCATCAAACTGCTCGGGTTCGGAGGCCTCGCCTTTGCCTCGGGCATCAAGGGGTTTGCGGGCGGGGCCTCGGCCTCCGCCGCCGGAGGCAGGGGGAGCGACTACGCCTTCGTCCAGCTTTCGGACACGCACTGGGGGTTCAGCGGGCCCAAGGTCAACCCCGACGCGGCGGGCACCCTGGAAAAGGCGGTGGACGCGGTGAACGCCCTGGCCAGGCAGCCTGATTTCGTGATCTTCACCGGGGATCTCACCCACACCACGGACGATCCCAAGGAACGCAGGGGCCGCATGGCCCGGTTCAAGGAGATCGTCTCGAAGCTCAGGGCGCGGGAGGTGCGCTTCATCCCCGGGGAGCACGACGCGTCCCTGGACAGGGGCGAGGCCTACCGGGAGTTCTTCGGCGAGCCCACCTACGCCTTCGACCACAAAGGCATCCACTTCATCGCCCTGGACAACGTCTCCGAGCCCGGCGGCGTCCTGGGACCCGCCCAGCTGGATTGGCTGGCGAAGGACCTGGAAGGGCAGGGGAAGGAGACGCCCATCGTGGTCTTCGCCCACCGGCCCCTCTTCAATCTGTACGAGGACTGGGATTGGACCACCGCCGATGGGGAGAAGGCCATCGGGCTCCTGGCCACCCATCCCCACGTGACGGTCTTCTACGGGCACATTCACCAGGAGAACCACCACATGACCGGGGCCATCGCGCACCACGCCGCCAAGTCGCTCATCTTCCCCCTGCCGGCCCCGGGGTCGGTGCCCAAACGCGCGCCCCTCCCCTGGAATCCCGACCTGCCCTACCAGGGACTCGGCCTGCGGGAGGTGGACCTGCGCTCCCGGAAGGCCGGGCCCTTCACGGCCGCCGACGTGCAGGAACGCATCCAGGAAATCCCCGTTCCCCACCCTTGA
- a CDS encoding TetR/AcrR family transcriptional regulator, whose product MARPKSEDKRSAILAAATRVIAAQGLGAPTAAIAKAAGISNGSLFTYFETKHALLDQLYLDLKVEMASMAMADLPSGSEPRTQVLHLWTRWLAWAKACPEKRRALAHLCVSDAITPASRQIIAASFANVLDLLEGIRAAGPMREVPLAFVLSLMNALADATLDFAIQDPDGADAHGRAAFEAFWRMLA is encoded by the coding sequence ATGGCCAGACCGAAAAGCGAGGACAAGCGCAGCGCCATCCTGGCGGCGGCCACCCGGGTCATCGCCGCCCAGGGGCTGGGGGCGCCGACGGCCGCCATCGCCAAGGCGGCGGGGATCTCCAACGGGTCCCTGTTCACCTATTTCGAGACGAAGCACGCACTGCTCGACCAGCTCTACCTGGACCTCAAGGTCGAAATGGCTTCCATGGCGATGGCGGATCTTCCCTCCGGCAGCGAGCCCCGGACCCAGGTGCTGCACCTGTGGACCCGCTGGCTGGCGTGGGCGAAAGCCTGCCCCGAGAAGCGCCGGGCGCTCGCGCACCTCTGCGTGTCGGACGCCATCACGCCCGCCAGCCGCCAGATCATCGCGGCGTCCTTCGCCAACGTGCTGGACCTGCTGGAGGGGATCCGCGCGGCCGGTCCCATGCGCGAGGTCCCCCTGGCCTTCGTCCTATCCCTTATGAACGCGCTGGCGGACGCCACCCTCGACTTCGCGATCCAGGACCCGGACGGTGCCGACGCGCACGGCAGGGCGGCCTTCGAGGCCTTCTGGCGGATGCTCGCCTGA
- a CDS encoding GNAT family N-acetyltransferase, producing MDAPAGSAWDALVASASPFLQRPYLRAVEGGLPPGEAMRYATFHEGGRLVGVACFQRTRFQGRPLGERFQGGPVLSFLARNLRLAARPLDFQVLVCGNPMAAGEHGFHFDPAIEPRRAVEALLAALDVARRELEGTGAIDGVLIKDLDAASHPYGESLDRHAFAGLRPEPAMALRLDPSWDSFEAYLGCLASKYRVKARRAYAKSQALRARDLGPEDLLRFQDRWMELFDAVHRRAENRLGRPTFATFLNLRRTLGPEFILRGYFQEDALVGFLTGFVWEGVLEAHLVGLDYALNQELSIYPRLLCDYLDLAIARGCRELHYGRTASEIKSTLGAEPIEQVCYLRHRDCLPNQAARLIAPRLRPETGPLRRPFTQAWYGLHAQPALG from the coding sequence ATGGACGCCCCCGCGGGATCCGCCTGGGACGCCCTGGTGGCGTCGGCGAGCCCCTTCCTCCAGCGCCCCTATCTCCGGGCCGTGGAGGGCGGGTTGCCGCCGGGGGAGGCCATGCGCTACGCCACCTTCCATGAGGGCGGACGCCTGGTGGGGGTGGCCTGCTTCCAGCGGACCCGCTTCCAGGGGAGGCCGCTGGGGGAGCGGTTCCAGGGGGGCCCCGTGCTGTCCTTCCTGGCCCGCAACCTTCGCCTTGCGGCGCGGCCCCTGGACTTCCAGGTGCTCGTCTGCGGCAACCCCATGGCGGCCGGCGAACACGGCTTCCACTTCGACCCGGCCATCGAACCCCGCCGGGCCGTGGAGGCCCTCCTGGCGGCGCTGGACGTGGCGCGGCGCGAGCTCGAAGGAACCGGGGCCATCGACGGCGTCCTCATCAAGGACCTGGACGCGGCGTCCCATCCCTATGGCGAGAGCCTGGACCGGCACGCCTTCGCCGGGCTGCGACCGGAGCCCGCCATGGCGCTGCGCCTGGATCCGTCCTGGGATAGCTTCGAGGCCTACCTGGGTTGCCTGGCCTCGAAGTACCGGGTGAAGGCCCGGCGCGCCTATGCCAAGTCCCAGGCCCTGCGGGCGCGGGATCTCGGCCCCGAGGACCTTCTCCGCTTCCAGGACCGCTGGATGGAGCTGTTCGACGCGGTGCACCGGCGGGCCGAGAACCGCCTCGGCCGGCCCACCTTCGCCACCTTCCTGAACCTGCGCCGGACCCTGGGGCCGGAATTCATCCTCCGCGGCTACTTCCAGGAGGACGCGCTGGTGGGCTTCCTCACGGGCTTCGTGTGGGAGGGCGTCCTGGAAGCCCACCTCGTGGGCCTGGACTACGCCCTGAACCAGGAGCTGTCCATCTACCCGCGCCTGCTCTGCGACTACCTGGACCTCGCCATCGCCCGGGGCTGCCGGGAGCTCCACTACGGCCGCACCGCCAGCGAGATCAAGAGCACCCTCGGCGCCGAGCCCATTGAGCAGGTCTGCTACCTGCGCCACCGGGACTGCCTTCCGAACCAGGCCGCCCGGCTCATCGCGCCCCGCCTGCGGCCGGAAACCGGCCCCTTGCGCAGGCCCTTCACCCAGGCGTGGTACGGACTGCACGCGCAGCCCGCCCTCGGCTGA
- a CDS encoding metallophosphoesterase, which produces MLKQFVIFLSVLLLVLGCAGTYLSERSMALWPALAAHAAAVRLTVASLLAGMVVITLLQRVPILGHRLGALLWLSHACFGLVSTFLVYLAAADLVQALVRLATGRHVGPWALGVAVAAALATSLLGLATALRPVRTRTVEIPIPDLPAALDGFRIVQISDLHLSPTTPWYQVDHLVKAANALRPDLLAVTGDLVDAEADGVRPKAERLGAIRARHGAAFVTGNHEYYSGLGRWLQVIRGMGWRILDNGHAVLEHDGARLAVAGMPDPTAAQTGKGPDLAQALAGIPAEAVPILLFHPPTGTRAAAAAGVRLQLSGHTHGGQYFPWSLLVPSLYRHGKGLSREGGMWVYTSVGTGVWGPPNRFLVPQELTLLVLRSSAIR; this is translated from the coding sequence ATGCTCAAACAATTCGTGATCTTCCTCTCGGTGCTGCTCCTGGTGCTGGGCTGCGCCGGAACCTATCTGTCGGAACGTTCCATGGCCCTGTGGCCGGCCCTGGCGGCCCATGCGGCCGCCGTGCGCCTCACCGTCGCGTCCCTGCTGGCGGGCATGGTGGTGATAACGCTCCTGCAGCGGGTCCCGATCCTGGGCCATCGCCTGGGCGCCCTGCTCTGGCTGAGCCACGCCTGTTTCGGCCTGGTCTCCACGTTCCTGGTGTACCTTGCGGCGGCGGACCTGGTCCAGGCCCTGGTGCGCCTGGCCACGGGAAGGCACGTGGGCCCCTGGGCCCTGGGCGTGGCCGTGGCGGCCGCCCTGGCCACATCCCTGCTGGGCCTGGCCACGGCCCTGCGCCCCGTGCGCACCCGCACGGTGGAGATCCCCATCCCGGACCTGCCGGCGGCCCTGGACGGCTTCCGCATCGTCCAGATCTCGGACCTGCACCTCAGTCCCACGACGCCCTGGTACCAGGTGGACCACCTGGTGAAGGCCGCCAACGCGCTCCGGCCCGACCTCCTGGCGGTCACCGGGGACCTGGTGGACGCCGAGGCGGATGGGGTGCGGCCCAAGGCGGAACGCCTGGGAGCCATCCGCGCGCGCCACGGCGCCGCCTTCGTCACCGGCAACCATGAGTACTATTCCGGGCTCGGGCGCTGGCTGCAGGTGATCCGGGGCATGGGCTGGCGGATCCTGGACAACGGCCACGCGGTGCTGGAGCATGACGGCGCCCGGCTCGCCGTGGCCGGCATGCCCGATCCCACCGCCGCCCAAACCGGGAAGGGGCCGGACTTGGCCCAGGCCCTGGCCGGCATCCCGGCGGAGGCGGTGCCCATCCTGCTCTTCCATCCGCCCACCGGCACCCGTGCCGCGGCGGCCGCCGGCGTGCGCCTGCAGCTCTCGGGGCACACCCACGGCGGGCAGTACTTCCCTTGGAGCCTCCTGGTTCCATCCCTGTACCGGCACGGCAAGGGGCTTTCCAGGGAGGGCGGCATGTGGGTCTACACCAGCGTGGGAACGGGCGTATGGGGTCCGCCCAACCGCTTCCTGGTGCCGCAGGAACTGACCTTGCTGGTGCTGCGGTCCTCTGCCATCAGATAG